Proteins encoded in a region of the Rhodococcus sp. SBT000017 genome:
- a CDS encoding Uma2 family endonuclease, translating to MTAARAHPKLLSVEQWRALGEDDYHAEMQEGVPILSPRPPKTHARTLFRLCTQIGEQLPDGLEALPEIEVVVDSVTPATVRVPDVVVCAIDSPEALHAEDIVLVVEVISPGSRRTDVVTKRSEYADAGIPHYWIVDPDAATLTTLDLSPHGYVEHVRRGRCVIEAPMPLTIDLDSALS from the coding sequence GTGACCGCCGCCAGAGCGCACCCCAAACTGCTGTCTGTCGAGCAGTGGCGTGCGCTGGGTGAGGACGACTATCACGCCGAGATGCAAGAGGGCGTGCCGATCTTGTCACCGCGGCCGCCGAAGACGCACGCCCGCACACTGTTTCGGCTCTGCACTCAGATCGGTGAACAGCTTCCTGATGGGCTCGAAGCGCTACCGGAAATCGAGGTTGTCGTCGATTCGGTGACGCCGGCGACGGTGCGGGTACCCGACGTGGTGGTGTGCGCAATCGACTCACCTGAGGCGCTGCACGCCGAAGATATCGTGTTGGTCGTCGAGGTGATCTCGCCTGGGTCTCGTCGGACTGATGTGGTGACCAAACGCAGCGAGTACGCCGACGCGGGGATTCCCCATTACTGGATTGTCGATCCGGATGCTGCCACGCTCACAACGCTGGATCTGAGTCCGCACGGATACGTCGAGCACGTTCGTCGAGGGCGGTGCGTCATCGAGGCCCCGATGCCCCTGACGATCGATCTCGACTCTGCGCTGAGCTGA